A window of the Butyricimonas virosa genome harbors these coding sequences:
- the cbiB gene encoding adenosylcobinamide-phosphate synthase CbiB, with protein MLSFSIFTVPLIIGYLLDLIFGDPRKLPHPIVAFGNIIRWCERHFNKGGHKKRNGCLIAIILPLSTLFLGGLLAWGSWILHPFAYYGIASVFVFYGLANHSLIQEGGEVIRTLEEQGLDAGRKRLSWIVGRDTSQLSPKKIYTAVLETMAENLSDGVVAPLFFYALGGFPAMMAYKMVNTLDSMIGYKDTRYKDFGCCSAHLDDILNYIPARLTAFLIALSGYRKGIFSFIRKYARQHASPNSGYPESAMAGILDCRFGGPNIYHGMLVEKPYIGTNNRELSINDYKRAARINQTVCLSTVILICLVFIPLI; from the coding sequence ATGCTCTCGTTTTCAATCTTCACCGTTCCTCTTATCATCGGGTATCTTCTTGATCTCATTTTTGGAGATCCCCGGAAACTACCTCACCCGATCGTAGCCTTTGGAAACATCATCAGGTGGTGTGAACGTCACTTTAACAAAGGTGGTCACAAGAAACGAAACGGGTGCCTGATTGCCATTATCCTGCCACTTTCCACCCTCTTCTTAGGGGGACTTCTCGCTTGGGGAAGCTGGATTCTCCATCCTTTCGCGTATTACGGCATCGCCTCCGTGTTCGTTTTCTACGGATTGGCGAACCACAGTCTTATACAAGAAGGCGGAGAGGTTATTCGAACTCTTGAAGAACAAGGATTGGATGCCGGACGAAAACGCCTGTCATGGATTGTCGGTAGAGACACCAGCCAACTCTCCCCCAAAAAGATATATACCGCCGTATTGGAAACCATGGCGGAGAATTTGAGTGATGGAGTCGTCGCTCCCCTGTTTTTCTATGCCCTAGGAGGATTTCCTGCCATGATGGCTTATAAAATGGTAAACACGCTCGACTCCATGATCGGGTACAAGGACACACGTTACAAAGATTTCGGGTGCTGTTCGGCTCATCTGGATGATATACTGAATTATATTCCGGCCCGGTTAACGGCATTTTTGATCGCCTTATCCGGCTACCGGAAAGGAATCTTTTCCTTCATCCGAAAATACGCCCGTCAACATGCCAGTCCCAATTCCGGCTATCCGGAATCCGCTATGGCCGGAATACTCGATTGCCGTTTCGGGGGACCGAACATTTATCACGGAATGCTCGTGGAAAAGCCTTACATCGGAACGAACAACAGGGAACTATCGATTAACGATTACAAACGTGCCGCCCGCATCAATCAAACGGTATGCCTAAGCACGGTAATCCTTATTTGCCTTGTTTTCATACCATTGATATAA
- a CDS encoding ferritin encodes MLSENLVKAFNAQINAEMWSSNLYLSMSVYFAQNGYDGMASWMRAQSKEELDHAYEMIDFVIKRNGNVEIGQINVVPTAWGSVLEVFEHVYQHECHVSKLIDDLLDVAIKENDKAAQNFINKFVDEQVEEESTAQTIVDRIKMMNGHNLIYLDDKLGERK; translated from the coding sequence ATGTTGAGCGAAAATTTAGTAAAGGCGTTTAATGCTCAGATTAATGCTGAGATGTGGTCATCCAATTTGTATTTGTCAATGTCTGTGTATTTTGCACAGAATGGTTACGACGGAATGGCATCATGGATGAGAGCGCAATCAAAAGAGGAATTGGATCATGCTTATGAAATGATTGACTTTGTGATCAAACGGAACGGAAATGTAGAAATCGGTCAGATTAACGTGGTTCCGACGGCATGGGGTTCTGTTTTGGAAGTATTCGAGCATGTTTATCAACACGAGTGTCATGTTTCTAAATTGATTGATGATTTATTGGATGTAGCTATCAAGGAGAATGACAAAGCGGCCCAGAATTTTATCAATAAGTTTGTAGATGAGCAAGTGGAAGAAGAGTCTACTGCACAGACTATTGTTGACAGAATCAAGATGATGAACGGTCATAACTTGATTTATCTGGATGATAAATTAGGAGAACGGAAATAA
- a CDS encoding cobyrinate a,c-diamide synthase yields the protein MKQKPFIMIGATSSGSGKTTFTLGLLRLLRNRGMKVQPFKCGPDYIDTKHHAMAAGEESVNLDSYMASAAHVRELYARYGAASDVCVMEGVMGLFDGYDGMKGSSAEIAELIGIPVVLVLNAKSTAYTVAPVLYGFKHFYPGIRVVGVVFNFVASVAHYAYLQQACVDAGVEALGYIPKDESIVIPSRHLGLSIDETFCFDAFADRVAEVIDKTVNVDRLLELCTVEFSGEQTGGVICSGNRKIAIARDEAFNFMYRENVEALKRAGEVVFFSPLHDKRLPDADLVYFPGGYPELYLPELAANEGMRQAVRKYCETGGRVLAECGGMMYLCDTITSDDGKVYPMAGVLKQGATMEQMKLKLGYREVRVNGQRIRGHEFHYSRILPGHEKIPVIGTIYNAKDMVVDTPVYTYKNVLASYIHFYWGECGIDHFLMLMSQK from the coding sequence ATGAAACAGAAACCATTTATCATGATCGGGGCGACAAGTTCCGGTAGCGGGAAGACGACATTCACGTTAGGTTTGTTACGATTGTTACGGAACCGGGGAATGAAGGTACAACCTTTTAAGTGCGGGCCGGATTATATAGACACGAAGCATCATGCTATGGCCGCGGGGGAGGAATCTGTGAACTTGGATTCTTACATGGCGTCGGCGGCACACGTGCGGGAGCTGTACGCCCGCTACGGGGCAGCGAGTGATGTCTGCGTGATGGAAGGGGTGATGGGGTTGTTTGATGGGTACGACGGGATGAAGGGGAGTAGTGCGGAGATTGCCGAGTTAATCGGTATTCCCGTCGTGTTGGTACTTAACGCGAAGTCCACGGCTTATACTGTGGCCCCGGTGTTGTATGGTTTTAAACACTTCTATCCGGGAATCCGGGTTGTCGGGGTCGTGTTTAACTTCGTGGCATCGGTAGCGCATTATGCTTATTTGCAGCAGGCTTGTGTGGATGCCGGAGTGGAGGCATTGGGGTATATCCCAAAGGATGAAAGTATTGTTATCCCGTCCCGTCATTTGGGGTTGTCGATTGATGAGACGTTTTGTTTTGATGCATTTGCGGATCGGGTGGCAGAGGTGATAGACAAAACCGTGAATGTCGATCGTTTACTGGAACTTTGTACGGTGGAATTTTCCGGAGAACAGACAGGAGGTGTCATTTGTTCCGGAAACAGGAAGATCGCTATTGCCCGGGATGAGGCTTTTAATTTCATGTACCGGGAGAACGTGGAGGCGTTGAAACGAGCCGGGGAGGTGGTGTTTTTTAGTCCGCTGCATGATAAACGTCTTCCGGATGCCGATCTGGTCTATTTCCCCGGAGGGTATCCGGAACTATATTTGCCGGAGTTGGCAGCTAACGAGGGAATGCGGCAGGCTGTCCGGAAGTATTGCGAGACCGGAGGGCGGGTGTTGGCAGAATGTGGCGGGATGATGTATTTGTGTGACACGATTACAAGTGATGACGGGAAGGTTTATCCTATGGCGGGCGTGTTGAAACAAGGGGCGACGATGGAGCAGATGAAATTGAAATTGGGCTACCGGGAAGTTCGTGTAAACGGTCAACGTATTCGGGGGCATGAGTTTCACTATTCCCGAATATTGCCTGGGCATGAGAAAATACCTGTGATTGGCACGATATATAATGCCAAGGATATGGTAGTTGACACTCCGGTATATACCTATAAAAACGTGTTGGCGAGTTATATCCATTTTTACTGGGGTGAGTGTGGAATTGATCATTTTTTAATGTTAATGAGTCAAAAATGA
- a CDS encoding amino acid adenylation domain-containing protein, which produces MKEMDMIKDIIRAYRNYPDRVAFVIDDTSYTYQEVFARVQGIMPFVQDCPEDIIGIIAEDCIETYASILAVLLSEKTYVILHPNYPDSRNRTIVESTGMKRVLYGHESGTRQGLPNEIKCISTLELRDENIDHLTRERTQDTNKNAYIIFTSGSTGVPKGVPISRKNLNAFYTAYHQLGWQLGPTDRMLQMFELTFDVSVVSTLYPLTLGASVYTVGTSKLKYMRVYELMEDEELTFVAMPPSLLQFLSPYFGEIHVPKLKYLIVTAEAANADLLQRFRACAPNAEFVNLYGPTEATIYCTAYRIPPEGCKQHNGMIAIGHPFTGIDTMIMDENETPVQTGEQGELWVSGEQVMRGYWQDEEKSRQVFARFNGKKYYKTGDLCSVDPDGDIIYRGRKDYQVKVQGFRVELSEIEYRTKKFFPNETNAVVVPKKEDDGGCQLHLFVGTTPHERDALLHYLKEHLPVYMIPTAIHFLEEFPLNTSGKIDRKALTTLI; this is translated from the coding sequence ATGAAGGAAATGGACATGATTAAAGACATCATCCGGGCTTACAGAAATTACCCGGATCGTGTAGCTTTTGTAATTGATGATACCTCTTACACCTATCAGGAGGTATTTGCTCGAGTGCAGGGAATTATGCCCTTCGTGCAAGATTGCCCGGAAGACATTATCGGAATCATCGCGGAAGATTGCATTGAAACGTACGCCTCTATTCTGGCCGTTTTGTTATCCGAGAAAACTTACGTAATCCTCCATCCCAACTACCCGGACAGTCGGAACAGGACCATTGTGGAATCCACCGGAATGAAACGGGTATTATACGGTCACGAATCCGGTACGCGGCAAGGTCTCCCCAACGAGATCAAATGTATTTCAACATTAGAACTACGGGATGAAAATATAGACCATCTAACAAGAGAGCGAACGCAGGATACAAACAAGAATGCCTACATCATTTTCACCTCCGGAAGTACCGGGGTTCCCAAAGGAGTCCCAATCAGCCGGAAAAACCTAAATGCATTCTATACAGCCTACCATCAACTGGGCTGGCAACTTGGGCCAACAGACCGGATGTTGCAAATGTTCGAACTGACATTCGATGTTTCGGTTGTGTCCACCCTCTACCCGCTAACCCTCGGAGCCAGCGTTTACACGGTGGGAACAAGCAAGTTGAAATACATGAGAGTATACGAATTAATGGAAGACGAGGAACTGACTTTCGTGGCCATGCCTCCCTCCCTGCTACAATTCCTGTCCCCTTACTTTGGCGAGATTCACGTTCCAAAACTCAAATACCTTATCGTGACGGCAGAAGCTGCAAATGCCGATCTTCTCCAACGTTTCAGGGCCTGCGCCCCCAACGCGGAATTCGTAAACCTGTATGGTCCCACGGAAGCCACAATTTATTGTACGGCTTACCGGATTCCTCCCGAAGGCTGCAAACAACACAACGGGATGATCGCCATCGGCCACCCTTTCACCGGGATCGACACCATGATCATGGACGAGAATGAAACACCCGTGCAAACCGGAGAACAGGGAGAATTATGGGTAAGCGGGGAGCAAGTCATGCGAGGCTACTGGCAAGACGAGGAAAAGTCTCGACAGGTATTCGCCCGGTTCAACGGGAAAAAGTACTATAAAACAGGCGACCTCTGTTCTGTCGACCCGGACGGTGACATCATCTACCGCGGACGTAAGGACTACCAAGTTAAAGTGCAAGGTTTTCGGGTTGAGCTCAGCGAGATCGAATACCGGACAAAGAAATTCTTTCCGAACGAGACCAATGCCGTCGTCGTTCCCAAGAAAGAGGATGACGGGGGATGCCAATTGCACTTGTTCGTCGGGACAACTCCCCATGAACGGGATGCCTTGCTCCATTATCTGAAGGAACATTTACCCGTCTACATGATACCGACGGCAATTCACTTTTTAGAAGAATTCCCGTTGAACACCAGCGGCAAAATTGACCGGAAAGCATTAACGACATTAATATAA
- a CDS encoding acyl carrier protein, translating into MEIEEILRELDTIFRDILKNENITLTTETTAKDVDGWDSLTNMRLITAIEKHYNIRFGLREILKFKHVGDLCASIQAKKK; encoded by the coding sequence ATGGAAATCGAAGAAATCTTACGCGAACTGGACACGATTTTTCGTGACATCCTAAAAAACGAAAACATCACGTTAACTACCGAGACCACGGCAAAAGACGTGGACGGCTGGGATTCACTGACGAATATGCGCCTCATCACGGCCATCGAAAAACATTACAACATTCGTTTCGGCCTGCGTGAAATACTGAAATTCAAACACGTGGGTGACCTGTGCGCATCCATCCAAGCTAAAAAGAAATAG
- a CDS encoding MBOAT family O-acyltransferase encodes MMFLSLPFVILFTCCLILYYTVKGCYQKPVLLLTSCIFVGYFNIAYLLIAALIAAITFYWGRWIGIQEQENKRRRIFIGGIVFLVLFLVAFKYLNFIGENIAVLLGWFGVDWKGAITSIFFPLGISFYTFQALGYLIDVYWEEEEPERSLPDFMLYMLFFMKFLSGPIERAFDMLPQLKIEKRFDYDTVTYGLKLMLIGLMKKVLIADRLAPHLDSIFASVQDASGAQLLLAGLLYPIELYADFSGYTDMAIGGAMMFGYRLSPNFNRPFVAKTITDFWRRWHMSLSFWVRDYLYQPIAASKRYWGQWGIVYALVVTFVLLGVWHGAGWNYVIYGLIQGLIISYEMVTVAYRNKMETSVGKHVFGAYSILRTYLLFAFSLLFFRLSSLSDAGYMISHLSFNLHTSIKELRLGMTDQECIVTGVAVVLLFLYEYFMSKQDLLQALNQRHRIIRWGVYYLLVLLMFLFGQFGSEDFIYLQF; translated from the coding sequence ATGATGTTTCTCTCTCTACCGTTTGTCATTCTGTTTACCTGTTGCCTAATCCTATATTACACGGTAAAAGGCTGCTACCAGAAACCGGTCTTGTTACTAACCAGTTGCATCTTTGTCGGTTATTTCAACATCGCGTACCTACTGATAGCCGCACTCATTGCAGCAATAACCTTCTACTGGGGCCGCTGGATCGGTATACAGGAACAGGAAAACAAACGCCGGAGAATCTTCATCGGGGGAATTGTCTTTCTCGTCCTCTTCCTCGTGGCATTTAAATACCTCAATTTCATTGGGGAAAACATTGCCGTACTACTCGGTTGGTTCGGCGTGGACTGGAAAGGAGCCATCACCTCTATCTTCTTCCCGTTAGGAATCTCGTTCTATACCTTCCAAGCACTCGGTTATCTTATTGATGTCTACTGGGAAGAGGAAGAACCCGAACGCTCACTACCGGACTTCATGCTCTACATGCTGTTTTTCATGAAATTCCTTTCCGGACCAATCGAACGGGCTTTCGATATGCTCCCGCAGTTGAAAATCGAGAAACGTTTCGACTACGATACGGTTACCTACGGCCTGAAACTCATGCTGATCGGCTTGATGAAAAAAGTCCTGATTGCCGACCGACTGGCCCCACATCTGGATAGTATATTTGCCTCCGTGCAAGATGCCTCCGGAGCACAACTCTTACTCGCCGGATTATTGTACCCGATTGAGCTTTATGCTGATTTCTCCGGCTACACGGATATGGCTATCGGTGGGGCCATGATGTTCGGTTATCGTCTGTCTCCGAACTTTAATCGTCCGTTCGTGGCAAAAACAATCACCGACTTTTGGCGCCGCTGGCATATGTCCCTCTCCTTCTGGGTCAGGGATTACCTTTACCAACCCATCGCAGCAAGCAAACGATATTGGGGACAGTGGGGTATCGTCTACGCTCTTGTGGTCACCTTCGTGTTACTCGGCGTGTGGCACGGGGCTGGTTGGAACTATGTGATATACGGGTTAATCCAAGGACTTATCATCAGCTACGAGATGGTGACCGTGGCCTACCGGAATAAAATGGAAACAAGCGTGGGGAAACACGTGTTCGGGGCTTACTCTATCCTCCGAACCTACCTGCTCTTCGCATTCTCCCTGCTATTTTTCCGTCTATCCTCGTTATCCGATGCCGGATACATGATCAGTCACCTCTCCTTCAACCTGCACACCTCTATTAAAGAGCTGCGATTAGGAATGACCGACCAAGAATGTATCGTTACCGGAGTTGCTGTCGTACTACTCTTCCTGTACGAATACTTCATGTCGAAACAGGACCTGTTACAAGCTCTGAACCAGCGTCACAGAATCATACGCTGGGGGGTCTACTACCTGCTCGTACTACTCATGTTCCTATTCGGACAATTCGGATCTGAAGATTTCATTTATTTACAGTTTTAG
- a CDS encoding aminopeptidase C → MRKTVCILCALLFMGTMMSYAQQDTIKPEGYKFTDVKRLPATSVKDQYRAGTCWSWATTSFLESEMMRMGKDSVNLSAMYFVKHAYSDKAEKYVRLHGVLNFAVGGASSDVTNMAKKYGIVPLEVFQGLNYGEPSHVFGEIDAVLKAYVQAVVENNNKRLSTAWKRGFDAILDTYLGPEPEKFEYQGKEYTPQTFAKEVVGLNMDDYVNLTSFTHHPFYTEFAIEVEDNWSWDKSYNLPLEELMQVMDYAIDNGYTFVWGADVSEKGFATKDAGVAVIPATDTKEMSGAEIAKWEKLPKGQQMMDAFKQGPAPEKTITQEMRQEEFDRYQTTDDHGMHIIGKAKDQNGTPYFIVKNSWNKYNKFGGYFYASYPYMALKTMDIMVHKNAIPKAIRKKLGMN, encoded by the coding sequence ATGAGAAAAACAGTATGTATTTTGTGTGCCCTTCTTTTTATGGGTACGATGATGTCCTACGCGCAACAGGACACGATAAAGCCGGAAGGATATAAATTCACGGATGTAAAAAGATTGCCTGCCACATCCGTGAAGGATCAGTACCGTGCGGGGACTTGCTGGTCATGGGCGACGACCTCATTCCTTGAGTCGGAGATGATGAGAATGGGTAAAGATTCGGTGAATTTGTCAGCGATGTATTTCGTGAAACATGCTTATTCGGATAAGGCTGAAAAGTATGTTCGTTTGCACGGGGTTCTGAATTTTGCGGTAGGGGGAGCTTCTTCGGATGTTACCAATATGGCAAAAAAATACGGGATTGTGCCTCTTGAAGTATTTCAGGGATTGAACTACGGGGAGCCGAGTCACGTGTTCGGGGAGATTGACGCCGTGTTGAAAGCTTACGTGCAGGCCGTGGTGGAGAATAACAACAAACGGTTGAGTACGGCTTGGAAACGGGGATTCGATGCTATTCTGGATACTTATCTCGGACCGGAGCCGGAAAAGTTTGAATACCAAGGAAAAGAATATACTCCGCAGACTTTTGCTAAAGAGGTGGTTGGCTTAAACATGGATGATTATGTGAATTTAACCTCTTTCACGCACCATCCTTTCTACACGGAGTTTGCCATCGAGGTTGAGGATAACTGGTCTTGGGATAAGTCTTACAATCTTCCGTTGGAGGAGTTGATGCAAGTGATGGATTATGCTATTGATAACGGTTATACTTTCGTCTGGGGTGCTGACGTGAGCGAGAAAGGATTTGCCACGAAGGATGCAGGGGTTGCCGTAATCCCGGCAACGGACACGAAGGAGATGAGCGGAGCGGAAATAGCCAAATGGGAAAAGTTGCCGAAAGGACAACAGATGATGGATGCTTTCAAGCAAGGGCCGGCTCCCGAAAAGACAATTACGCAGGAGATGAGACAGGAAGAGTTCGATCGTTACCAGACAACGGACGATCACGGAATGCATATCATTGGTAAAGCAAAAGATCAGAACGGAACTCCTTATTTCATCGTGAAAAACTCTTGGAATAAGTATAACAAATTCGGTGGGTATTTCTATGCATCTTATCCTTATATGGCTTTGAAGACAATGGATATTATGGTTCACAAGAACGCTATTCCGAAGGCGATAAGGAAAAAATTGGGAATGAATTGA
- a CDS encoding TonB-dependent receptor, giving the protein MKKVVVLALLLFVCVGSLLAQENDKQKKKSITDSLFRIDQVDVMQKKKRIDLLGLDVPLRFVPITVSKLSSQMLDRKGIVDLMDAVKFLPGIVAKDKQYGQFQQFSIRGQGSAVVMIDGIRDERTLNNNVPYGDLAAVESIELLKGPAAILAGHSAMGGVLNIVRKKASPDFSANARISYGSWDERRATLGFGGKLVGPLEYRANINYSTGDGWREVNANRFSVYGVLGADLGKWGRIDVTGSYADDDYTTEIGAAPVMPGDMFYVDGDKPYALKGERHPEADYREVYNDFANNYMKRKVWDMSVSYVYQITDWMKLKERFSYFHSDLDYHCIEGLSYRTSKDPIYKWYYYKSENEKVYVDLDTVQRGNAARQNPLNFNPDHKNVNNTIELTGKFETGSVLHNYTLGWTYNCFDFAQYNGYGDGDLWGPGLDALLPVRDPHIVQGWWDTKVSAVSLRTERTHGIYLHDVIEFNDKWKMMASGRVDLYNRKTSSATIDDGKQKYETKNRKEWKEVETSAFTYRVGVVYFPMPELSFYGSISSYFNPVTTTYSPTVMYLDRKGNEFNPDEDGGEVFKPEKGYSTEVGVRYTLNEMVDINASVFYIRKYNIVKSLGDTTVLVDGVATEKSIRGQVGRADSRGFDIEVVVRPLPTLQVTGGLGWSDYRLREIAESGRFSKYKEQNKNVRATGVPRTTFYAYADYMIPKGIFKNLSFHLSGNFKDKVFRNIDNRLYDPALWLMDAGIFYTIKNHVTLALNVNNLFDKEYFERTTILGKPRNYQASVSYTF; this is encoded by the coding sequence ATGAAAAAAGTTGTTGTATTAGCATTGTTGCTGTTTGTGTGTGTCGGTTCGCTTCTCGCTCAGGAGAACGATAAACAAAAGAAAAAGAGTATTACGGATTCTTTATTCCGTATTGATCAAGTGGACGTGATGCAGAAAAAGAAGAGGATTGATTTGTTGGGATTGGATGTGCCTTTGCGTTTCGTTCCGATAACGGTGAGCAAGTTGTCTAGCCAGATGCTTGACCGGAAGGGAATTGTTGATCTGATGGATGCTGTTAAGTTTTTGCCGGGAATTGTAGCGAAAGATAAGCAATACGGGCAATTCCAACAGTTTTCGATTCGCGGCCAGGGGAGTGCGGTCGTTATGATTGATGGGATTCGCGATGAACGGACGTTGAATAATAACGTGCCTTACGGAGATTTGGCTGCCGTGGAGTCTATCGAGTTACTGAAGGGGCCCGCCGCTATTTTGGCCGGACATTCGGCTATGGGCGGAGTGTTGAATATTGTGCGCAAGAAAGCGTCTCCCGATTTCTCGGCCAACGCTCGTATCAGTTATGGTAGCTGGGATGAGAGACGGGCTACTCTTGGTTTCGGGGGGAAACTCGTGGGACCTCTCGAATATCGTGCCAATATTAATTATTCAACGGGTGACGGATGGCGTGAGGTGAATGCAAATCGTTTTTCCGTGTATGGTGTTTTGGGAGCTGATTTAGGAAAGTGGGGACGTATTGATGTGACCGGTAGTTATGCCGACGATGATTACACGACCGAGATCGGGGCTGCACCCGTTATGCCCGGTGATATGTTCTACGTGGATGGAGACAAACCGTATGCGCTGAAGGGGGAGCGCCACCCGGAGGCGGATTATCGCGAAGTTTATAATGACTTTGCTAATAATTACATGAAACGGAAAGTGTGGGATATGTCTGTGTCATACGTTTACCAGATCACGGATTGGATGAAGTTGAAAGAACGTTTTTCTTATTTCCATAGTGATTTGGATTATCATTGTATTGAGGGGCTTTCTTATCGTACTTCTAAGGATCCGATATATAAATGGTATTATTATAAGTCAGAAAACGAGAAGGTCTATGTTGACTTGGATACGGTTCAACGAGGAAATGCAGCCCGTCAGAACCCGTTGAATTTTAACCCGGACCACAAAAACGTGAATAACACGATCGAGTTGACCGGGAAGTTCGAGACAGGTTCCGTGTTGCATAATTACACGTTGGGATGGACGTACAATTGTTTTGATTTCGCCCAGTATAACGGTTATGGAGATGGCGATTTGTGGGGGCCCGGTTTGGATGCTCTTTTGCCTGTGCGTGACCCGCATATTGTGCAGGGATGGTGGGACACGAAAGTTTCAGCCGTTTCTCTTCGCACGGAGAGAACGCATGGAATTTATTTGCATGACGTGATCGAATTCAATGATAAATGGAAAATGATGGCATCCGGACGTGTGGATTTGTATAACCGGAAAACATCGAGTGCCACGATTGACGACGGAAAGCAGAAGTATGAAACGAAGAACAGGAAAGAATGGAAAGAGGTGGAGACCTCGGCATTCACGTATCGGGTGGGTGTCGTGTATTTCCCTATGCCTGAATTGTCATTCTACGGTTCTATTTCTTCTTATTTTAATCCTGTGACCACAACGTATAGTCCTACCGTGATGTATTTGGACCGCAAGGGTAACGAGTTCAATCCTGACGAGGATGGGGGCGAAGTGTTCAAACCGGAAAAAGGATATTCCACGGAAGTCGGTGTACGGTATACCTTGAACGAGATGGTGGATATTAACGCGAGTGTATTTTATATTCGTAAGTATAATATCGTGAAGAGTTTGGGTGACACGACGGTATTGGTGGATGGTGTTGCTACCGAAAAGAGTATCCGGGGACAAGTGGGAAGAGCCGATTCGCGAGGTTTTGACATTGAGGTGGTTGTTCGTCCGTTACCTACCTTACAAGTTACGGGAGGTCTCGGTTGGTCGGACTATCGTCTACGGGAGATTGCCGAGAGCGGACGTTTCTCTAAATATAAGGAACAGAATAAAAATGTTCGTGCCACGGGTGTTCCTCGTACAACCTTTTATGCTTATGCGGATTATATGATTCCCAAGGGAATATTTAAGAATTTATCTTTCCATTTAAGTGGGAATTTTAAAGATAAGGTATTCAGAAACATCGATAATCGCCTTTACGATCCGGCCTTGTGGCTGATGGATGCCGGTATCTTTTACACGATAAAGAATCATGTGACTCTGGCTTTGAATGTCAATAATCTGTTTGATAAAGAGTATTTTGAGAGAACCACGATTTTGGGAAAACCTAGGAATTACCAGGCATCGGTTTCTTATACTTTTTAG